One Chaetodon trifascialis isolate fChaTrf1 chromosome 21, fChaTrf1.hap1, whole genome shotgun sequence genomic window carries:
- the LOC139349639 gene encoding sulfotransferase 2B1-like, producing MTEAELYTVYKGVFVPTLVHPQQSLKYYEDFSFRSDDILIVTFPKSGTTWMQEIVPLIVSGGDPSSVETIPNWDRVPWLEEHRACILNLEQRPSPRMFSTHFHYNMMPPSFFEAKPKVIYVMRNPKDVFTSSFHYYGMASYMVNPGPQSEFLHKFLEGKVMFGSWFDHVKSWLNAEDKERIMYISYEEMIMDLKDSVARMAQFLDKSLDAEVIEKIAECCLFKNMKQNKMSNFSTVPREIMDQTKSEFLRKGIVGDWKNQLTVAEAEYFDAVYKDKMKDVKYKFVWD from the exons ATGACTGAGGCAGAGTTATACACAGTGTACAAGGGGGTCTTCGTGCCCACCTTGGTACACCCCCAACAAAGCCTGAAATACTACGAGGATTTTTCTTTCCGCTCAGATGATATCCTCATAGTAACGTTTCCGAAATCGG GTACAACTTGGATGCAGGAGATCGTCCCTCTGATCGTGAGTGGAGGAGATCCATCTTCTGTTGAGACTATTCCTAACTGGGACCGAGTCCCCTGGCTAGAGGAACACCGGGCCTGCATCCTGAACCTTGAGCAGAGACCGTCCCCGCGCATGTTTTCTACGCACTTCCACTATAATATGATGCCACCATCTTTCTTTGAAGCCAAGCCAAAA GTCATCTACGTCATGAGGAACCCCAAAGACGTGTTCACATCTTCCTTTCACTACTATGGGATGGCATCCTACATGGTAAACCCGGGCCCTCAGAGCGAGTTCCTCCACAAGTTCCTTGAAGGGAAAG TCATGTTTGGCTCCTGGTTTGATCATGTGAAGAGCTGGCTGAATGCTGAGGATAAAGAGCGCATAATGTACATCTCCTATGAAGAGATGATAATG GACCTGAAGGACTCTGTGGCCAGAATGGCTCAGTTCCTGGACAAATCTCTGGATGCTGAGGTGATAGAGAAGATCGCAGAATGTTGTTTGTTCAAGAACATGAAGCAGAACAAAATGTCGAACTTCTCTACAGTTCCTCGTGAAATAATGGACCAAACAAAGTCTGAATTTCTCAGGAAAG GAATTGTTGGAGACTGGAAAAACCaactgacagtggctgaagCAGAGTACTTTGATGCAGTTTACAAGGACAAGATGAAAGATGTCAAATATAAATTTGTATGGGATTAA